One Pan paniscus chromosome 16, NHGRI_mPanPan1-v2.0_pri, whole genome shotgun sequence DNA segment encodes these proteins:
- the BMF gene encoding LOW QUALITY PROTEIN: bcl-2-modifying factor (The sequence of the model RefSeq protein was modified relative to this genomic sequence to represent the inferred CDS: inserted 1 base in 1 codon) yields the protein MPRAGVFWKQYRTVQSGLLPPRPVPAAAAAPACASRLLPQPAGLFPSFPIESGRQXPRVLVTLDPGAEPWHHDSEAETLSWSHPGEMEPSQCVEELEDDVFQPEDGEPVTQPGSLLSADLFAQSLLDCPLSRLQLFPLTHCCGPGLRPTSQEDKATQTLSPASPSQGVMLPCGVTEEPQRLFYGNAGYRLPLPASFPAVLPIGEQPPEGQWQHRAEVQIARKLQCIADQFHRLHVQQHQQNQNRVWWQILLFLHNLALNGEENRNGAGPR from the exons ATGCCCAGAGCGGGCGTATTTTGGAAACAATACCGCACCGTGCAGAGTGGCCTCCTCCCGCCCCGGCCTgtgcccgccgccgccgccgcccctgcCTGCGCCTCCCGCCTCCTGCCGCAGCCCG CTGGgctttttccctccttcccaaTCGAGTCTGGGCGTC GCCCCCGAGTGCTCGTCACGCTGGACCCTGGCGCGGAGCCCTGGCATCACGACTCGGAGGCCGAGACTCTCTCCTGGAGTCACCCag GAGAGATGGAGCCATCTCAGTGTGTGGAGGAGCTGGAGGATGATGTGTTCCAACCAGAGGATGGGGAGCCGGTGACCCAACCCGGGAGCTTGCTCTCTGCTGACCTGTTTGCCCAGAGCCTACTGGACTGCCCCCTCAGCCGACTTCAGCTCTTCCCTCTCACCCACTGCTGTGGCCCTGGCCTTCGACCCACCAGCCAGGAAGACAAAGCTACCCAGACCCTCAGCCCAGCCTCCCCCAGCCAAGGTGTCATGCTGCCTTGTGGGGTGACTGAGGAACCCCAGCGACTCTTTTATG GCAATGCTGGCTATCGGCTTCCTCTCCCTGCCAGTTTCCCAGCAGTCTTGCCCATTGGGGAGCAGCCCCCCGAAGGGCAGTGGCAACATCGAGCAGAGGTACAGATTGCCCGAAAGCTTCAGTGCATTGCAGACCAGTTCCACCGGCTTCATGTGCAGCAA cACCAGCAGAACCAAAATCGTGTGTGGTGGCAGATCCTCCTCTTCCTGCACAACCTTGCTTTGAATGGAGAAGAGAACAGGAACGGGGCAGGCCCTAGGTGA